The Saccharomonospora cyanea NA-134 genome includes a region encoding these proteins:
- a CDS encoding TetR/AcrR family transcriptional regulator, with the protein MPRPRTSETRERIQAAALELFTAHGVRQTSLRQIAEHLGLTKPALYYHFSSRDELVASLVQPLVDDVEALLAEDEETGRSEPRDLLGRYFDISYRHRAVTALLVRELGALSELGFVERVVSWRHRLMTLLVGPDADVADRARAIVALGGLGDCLVLLGDTPVEKLRSAALDAACAALGPLAQR; encoded by the coding sequence GTGCCCAGACCGAGGACCAGTGAGACCCGCGAGCGCATCCAGGCCGCGGCTCTGGAGCTGTTCACAGCCCACGGTGTTCGACAGACCAGCCTCCGGCAGATCGCCGAGCATCTCGGCCTCACCAAACCCGCGCTCTACTACCACTTCTCGTCCCGCGACGAGCTGGTGGCCAGCCTCGTGCAGCCACTCGTGGACGACGTCGAGGCGCTTTTGGCCGAGGACGAGGAAACCGGACGTTCCGAACCTCGTGACCTTCTGGGCCGGTACTTCGACATCTCCTACCGGCACCGTGCGGTGACGGCCCTGCTGGTGCGGGAACTCGGCGCGCTGAGCGAACTCGGTTTCGTGGAACGTGTCGTGTCGTGGCGCCACCGCCTCATGACGCTGCTCGTGGGGCCCGACGCCGACGTCGCCGACCGCGCACGCGCCATCGTGGCACTCGGCGGTCTCGGCGACTGCCTGGTGCTGCTCGGCGACACGCCGGTGGAGAAGCTCAGGTCCGCCGCCCTCGACGCGGCCTGCGCGGCCCTCGGCCCCCTCGCCCAGCGGTGA
- a CDS encoding HNH endonuclease family protein — protein sequence MRRLAVAVVSATVLATGLLAQPAAAYPPTPPGESVTRDHLAQLTVAPDGSMDGYDRELFPHWSSQSGTCDTRETVLRRDGAGVTVDDACEPTSGSWYSVYDGVWVSDDSDVHIDHVVPLAEAWRTGARDWSESRREAFANDLASQQLIAVSGSSNMSKGDRAPEEWRPGNSGYWCMYARSWVNVKYTYDLTVSGAEVTALEDMLATC from the coding sequence GTGCGTCGTCTCGCCGTGGCGGTCGTCAGCGCGACCGTCCTCGCCACCGGACTGCTCGCCCAACCCGCCGCCGCCTACCCGCCCACCCCGCCGGGCGAGTCCGTCACCCGCGACCACCTAGCCCAGCTCACGGTCGCACCCGACGGGTCCATGGACGGCTACGACCGGGAACTGTTCCCCCACTGGTCGTCCCAGAGCGGGACCTGCGACACGCGGGAGACCGTGCTGCGCCGCGACGGTGCCGGCGTCACCGTCGACGACGCCTGCGAACCGACGTCCGGAAGCTGGTACAGCGTCTACGACGGGGTGTGGGTCTCCGACGACTCCGACGTGCACATCGACCACGTCGTCCCGCTGGCCGAGGCGTGGCGCACGGGCGCCCGCGACTGGAGCGAGAGCAGACGGGAGGCGTTCGCCAACGACCTCGCCTCCCAGCAGCTGATCGCGGTCTCGGGCTCCAGCAACATGTCCAAGGGAGACAGAGCACCCGAGGAGTGGCGACCGGGGAACAGCGGCTACTGGTGCATGTACGCGCGGTCGTGGGTCAACGTCAAGTACACCTACGACCTCACGGTGTCCGGCGCCGAGGTGACCGCCCTGGAGGACATGCTGGCCACCTGCTGA